TCGTGGGTCTCGCTCCCGCCGCCGACCGCAAGGCGGGCGGCTTCTCCCTGGGTATGCGACAGCGGCTGGCGTTGGCCACCGCCCTGCTGGGGGACCCGCAGGTATTGGTGCTCGACGAGCCCGCCAACGGGCTCGACCCGGAAGGCATCGCCTGGCTGCGTAACTTCCTGCGGTCGTTCGCAGCCCAGGGTCGTACGGTGCTGGTCTCCAGTCACCTGCTGTCGGAGGTCGAGCAGACGATCGACCAGGTCGTGATCGTCAGTGCGGGCATGACGCGGTACTACGGACCGCTGGAGAACCTTCGGAAGAGCCAGCGGTCTCGGGTGCTCGTGCAGCCCGCGGACGCCACGGGGCTCGTGTCCGCGTTGCGGGAGGCCGGGTTCAACGAGGTCGAACCCACCCAGGACGGCCGCGTCGCGGTGCCCGGAGCAACGGTGCAGCAGATCGGTGACATCGCCGCGAAGGCCGGTATCGCCGTGTACGGCATGGAGGAACAGCAGGCCGATCTGGAGCAGCTGTTCTTCCAGCTCACCTCGCCCCAGTACAGCGGGGCGCCGATTCCGGGCGTGCCTCAGCAACAGCCCGGCTGGGGCCAGCAGGTTCCCCAGGCGCAGTACCAGCAGCCCGGACCGCAGTCCGGCCCCCAGATGCAGTACCAGCAGCCGGGGCCGCAGTCCGGTCCCCAGGCGCAGTACCAGCAGCCCCATCAGCAACCCGGTCAACAACCACAGCCGAACCAGGGCTGGGGAGGTCAGCAGCAGTGATAGGCAACCTGATCAAGGCGGAGTTCCGTAAGACGCTCAGTCTTGGCCTGTGGTGGGGACTGGCCATCCCCGCGTTCGTCACGGCCCTGGTGTTCGCGCTGAGCTGGGGCGCGTCCGTCAACGACTTCAACGACTTCCTCGGCAGCAGCGACGCCCAGGAACTGGCCATGGTGCTCGGCATCGAAGTCGACAAGATGCCCGTGGGGCTGCTCTCGCTCGGCCGGGCCATCAACATCGGGGTCTTCTTCGCGGTGCTGTTCGGGGTCACGGCGCTGGCGAACGAGTACGCCCGCAAGACGATCAGCACCACGTTCCTCACCGCCCCGAACCGCGCGTCCGTGCTGTCGGCGAAGATGGTCACCTACATCGTCTGGGGCCTCGTCTACGGCCTCATCGCCGTGATCGCGGCCAGCATCGGCACGGTGATCACCGTGGACAGCGACGGGCTGCCCTCCGCGGGACAGTGGTTCGGCATCGCCGGCGCCGGCCTGTTGGCCGGTGTCCTGGGCAGTCTCTTCGGGGTCGGGCTCGGCGCGGTGTGGAACAGCATCGCCGGTCCCACCGTGTTCCTGTGCGTGTGGATGCTGCTCATCGAGAACATCCTCGTTCTGGTGGCGTTCTTCTCCGCCGAGGTGACCTGGCTCGGCGGGGTGCTGCCGAACGGCGCCCTGAACGGCGTCGTCGGCTCCATCGGAGCGGAGGCGTTCGGCGCGATCGGCTCGTCGATGGCCGAGCAGCTCGACCAGATCGACGAGGCGCTGCGGTGGGGTATGCAGTTCTTCGCGGGAGCGCCGGGCGCGTTCTCGTGGTGGGCCTCCGCCCTGATCTTCTTCGCATGGACCATGCTGTTCTTCGGGATCGGTTGGGCGGCCAACCAGAACCGCGACATCACCTGAGGCGGCGTCACGAAGAGGGGTCGTGAGTGGAGAGCACAACATCGGCATCGACACCCACTCACGGCCCCTCTCGTCGTTCCTCCGGATGGATTCGACGGCTGGCCTCCGCGTGCTGGCGGCACCCGGTGCTCGTCGTGCTGGCACTGTCGGCGGCCGTCGTGGGGGTGGGGCTACAGGCCGCCACTCCCCTGCTCGTGCGTGCGGCCGTGGACGACGCGGTCGCGGGTGACACCTCGCACCTCGCCGGGTTGGCCGCGGCACTGGTGGGCCTGCACCTGCTCGCGTTCGGCACCGCGTTCGCCCGGCGTTACCTCGGAGGCAGGCTCGCCCTCGACGTGCAGCACGACCTGCGCCGGGACGTGTTCGCGTCCGTGTCCCGCCTCGACGGCGGCAAACAGGACTCGATGAAGACCGGTCAGATCGTGTCGCGGGCCATCACCGACCTGCAACTGGTCACCGGGTTCCTGATGCAGGTCCCGTTGTCGGCGGGATCGGTGGTCTTCGCCCTGCTCGCCCTCGGCGCGATGCTGTGGATGTCCCCGGTGCTCACCCTCATCGCGCTGGTCGTGGCCCCCGCCGTGGGCGTGGTGGTGGCGGTGAGCCGCAAACGCCTGTTTCCGGCCACGTGGTCGGCGCAGCAACGCGCCGCCGACATCGCCCAGCAGGTCGAGGAGACCGTCACGGGTGTGCGGGTGGTCAAGGGGTTCGGACAGTCCGAGCGGGAGGTCACCACACTGTCCGGCCGAGCCCGCAGGCTCTACGCCGAACGGCTGCGTGCCGCTCGGCTCGCGGCAGTCCCGACGGCGACCACCTCGGCGCTCCCCGCCGCGGGACAGGTGGCCGTACTCGGGGTCGGGGGCGTCCTCGCGCTGCACGGCGA
The window above is part of the Saccharomonospora glauca K62 genome. Proteins encoded here:
- a CDS encoding ABC transporter ATP-binding protein, with product MHDGSGRIAVQNLTKQFGAVTAVQNLSFTVEPGSVTGFLGPNGAGKTTTLRMLLGLVKPTAGTATINGRQHHELGNPARVVGSVLDNGSFHPKRTARDHLRVYAAAIGVPDQRVDELLGLVGLAPAADRKAGGFSLGMRQRLALATALLGDPQVLVLDEPANGLDPEGIAWLRNFLRSFAAQGRTVLVSSHLLSEVEQTIDQVVIVSAGMTRYYGPLENLRKSQRSRVLVQPADATGLVSALREAGFNEVEPTQDGRVAVPGATVQQIGDIAAKAGIAVYGMEEQQADLEQLFFQLTSPQYSGAPIPGVPQQQPGWGQQVPQAQYQQPGPQSGPQMQYQQPGPQSGPQAQYQQPHQQPGQQPQPNQGWGGQQQ
- a CDS encoding ABC-2 transporter permease, translating into MGNLIKAEFRKTLSLGLWWGLAIPAFVTALVFALSWGASVNDFNDFLGSSDAQELAMVLGIEVDKMPVGLLSLGRAINIGVFFAVLFGVTALANEYARKTISTTFLTAPNRASVLSAKMVTYIVWGLVYGLIAVIAASIGTVITVDSDGLPSAGQWFGIAGAGLLAGVLGSLFGVGLGAVWNSIAGPTVFLCVWMLLIENILVLVAFFSAEVTWLGGVLPNGALNGVVGSIGAEAFGAIGSSMAEQLDQIDEALRWGMQFFAGAPGAFSWWASALIFFAWTMLFFGIGWAANQNRDIT